From the Pseudomonas sp. SORT22 genome, one window contains:
- a CDS encoding carbohydrate ABC transporter permease yields the protein MTRSLAPRSLSFSRLAIYSTLILACALYLIPLVVMLLTSFKSPEDIRTGNLLSWPEVITGIGWIKAWDTVGGYFWNSVKITVPAVVISTLLGALNGYVLSMWRFRGSQLFFGLLLFGCFLPFQTVLLPASFTLGKLGLASTTSGLVLVHIVYGLAFTTLFFRNYYCSVPEALVRAARLDGAGFFTIFGRILLPMSVPIIMVCLIWQFTQIWNDFLFGVVFASGDAQPITVALNNLVNTSTGVKEYNVDMAAAMIAGLPTLLVYVLAGKYFLRGLTAGAVKG from the coding sequence ATGACTAGGTCCCTCGCTCCCCGCTCGTTGAGTTTCAGCCGCCTGGCGATTTACTCGACCCTGATCCTGGCCTGCGCGCTGTACCTGATCCCGCTGGTCGTGATGCTGCTGACCAGCTTCAAGTCGCCGGAGGACATCCGTACCGGCAACCTGCTGAGCTGGCCCGAGGTAATCACCGGCATCGGCTGGATCAAGGCCTGGGATACGGTCGGCGGCTACTTCTGGAACTCGGTGAAGATCACCGTGCCGGCGGTGGTGATCTCGACCCTGCTCGGTGCGTTGAACGGTTACGTGCTGTCGATGTGGCGCTTCAGGGGCTCGCAGCTGTTCTTCGGATTGCTGTTGTTCGGCTGCTTCCTGCCGTTCCAGACCGTGCTGCTGCCGGCCTCGTTCACCCTAGGCAAGCTGGGCCTGGCCAGCACCACCAGCGGCCTGGTGCTGGTGCATATCGTCTACGGGCTGGCCTTTACCACGCTGTTTTTCCGCAACTACTACTGCAGCGTGCCGGAGGCGCTGGTGCGCGCGGCGCGGCTCGATGGCGCGGGGTTCTTCACCATCTTCGGGCGCATCCTGCTGCCGATGTCGGTGCCGATCATCATGGTCTGCCTGATCTGGCAGTTCACCCAGATCTGGAACGACTTTCTCTTCGGCGTGGTGTTCGCCAGTGGCGATGCGCAACCGATCACCGTGGCCCTGAACAACCTGGTCAACACCAGTACCGGGGTCAAGGAATACAACGTCGACATGGCGGCGGCGATGATCGCCGGGTTACCGACCCTGTTGGTCTATGTGCTGGCTGGCAAGTATTTCCTGCGCGGGCTCACGGCCGGCGCGGTCAAGGGGTAA
- a CDS encoding carbohydrate porin produces the protein MDHFKRIKPLAPLTLLAALGVSCGAQAAGAFAPESKWMSGDWGGTRTELLEKGYDFTLDYVGEVAGNLNGGYNDDKTARYSDQFALGAHLDLEKIFGWHDAEFKLAITERSGRNLSNDRISDPRAGQFSSVQEVWGRGQTWRLTQMWVKQKYFDGALDIKVGRFGEGEDFNSFPCDFQNLAFCGSQVGNWVGGIWYNWPVSQWAMRVKYNITPEFFAQVGVYEQNPSNLETGNGFKLSGSGTKGMILPVELVWSPQVNGLPGEYRLGYYYSTAKADDVYDDLNGQPQALTGAAFKSHSSKHGWWVVAQQQVTTHNGDANRGLSLFANFTVHDKATNVVDNYQQVGMVYKGAFDGRPKDDIGFGVARIHVNDDVQDRAKLLNQQSGIADYNDADFVPIQKTEYNAELYYGFHVTNWLTVRPNLQYIKSPGGVDEVDNALVAGLKIQSSF, from the coding sequence ATGGATCACTTCAAGCGTATCAAGCCGCTGGCGCCGCTGACCCTGCTGGCGGCCCTGGGCGTCAGTTGCGGGGCGCAGGCGGCCGGCGCCTTTGCCCCGGAGTCGAAATGGATGAGCGGCGACTGGGGCGGCACCCGCACCGAATTGCTGGAGAAGGGCTACGACTTCACCCTCGATTACGTCGGCGAGGTGGCCGGTAACCTCAATGGTGGCTACAACGACGACAAGACTGCCCGTTACAGCGACCAGTTCGCGCTCGGTGCGCACCTGGATCTGGAGAAGATCTTCGGCTGGCACGATGCCGAGTTCAAGCTGGCGATCACCGAGCGTAGCGGGCGCAACCTGTCCAACGACCGCATCAGCGACCCGCGTGCCGGCCAGTTCAGTTCGGTGCAGGAAGTCTGGGGCCGTGGCCAGACCTGGCGCCTGACGCAGATGTGGGTCAAACAGAAATATTTCGATGGCGCCCTGGATATCAAGGTCGGCCGTTTCGGTGAAGGCGAGGACTTCAACAGCTTCCCCTGCGACTTCCAGAACCTGGCGTTCTGCGGCTCGCAGGTGGGTAACTGGGTTGGCGGCATCTGGTACAACTGGCCGGTCAGCCAGTGGGCCATGCGGGTCAAGTACAACATCACCCCGGAGTTCTTCGCCCAGGTCGGCGTGTATGAGCAGAACCCCTCCAACCTTGAGACCGGCAACGGCTTCAAGCTCAGCGGCAGCGGCACCAAGGGCATGATCCTGCCGGTGGAGCTGGTCTGGTCGCCGCAGGTCAACGGCCTGCCGGGCGAGTATCGCCTGGGTTACTACTACAGCACGGCCAAGGCCGATGACGTCTATGACGACCTCAATGGTCAGCCCCAGGCATTGACCGGCGCCGCCTTCAAGTCGCATTCGAGCAAGCATGGCTGGTGGGTGGTGGCCCAACAGCAGGTCACTACGCACAACGGTGATGCCAACCGTGGCCTGAGCCTGTTCGCCAACTTCACCGTGCACGACAAGGCCACCAACGTGGTCGACAACTATCAGCAGGTGGGCATGGTCTACAAGGGCGCCTTCGATGGCCGGCCCAAGGATGACATCGGCTTTGGCGTGGCGCGCATCCACGTCAACGACGATGTGCAGGACAGGGCAAAACTGCTCAACCAGCAGAGCGGTATCGCGGATTACAACGACGCCGATTTCGTGCCGATCCAGAAGACTGAGTACAACGCCGAACTGTACTACGGCTTCCACGTTACCAACTGGCTGACCGTGCGGCCGAACCTGCAGTACATCAAGAGCCCGGGCGGGGTGGATGAGGTGGATAACGCGCTGGTCGCCGGGTTGAAGATTCAGTCGTCGTTCTGA
- a CDS encoding D-hexose-6-phosphate mutarotase, translating into MPEHPLQRFFTSQRPRPTFEWERYQQRDVLIIDHPQCQAVFSRQGAQLLHFQPQGERPWLWCAAQWPQVGAIRGGVPVCWPWYGRHPSEDMWPAHGWARLLDWKLIDSSEDEDGVTLKWRLQLCDWQVDLLAKLGKRMELQLSTEHQDSQPCQLSHALLAYWRISDVSEIALSGLENIEGYDRLNRQACRQKGALKVHGGCQRVFPNAATLQLHDPAWQRQLCIDTGDSEDTVVWHPGSRPLMGVSGSETLGFVCVEAASGSSDSLSLAPGEQAHLRLQAHLLS; encoded by the coding sequence ATGCCAGAGCACCCGCTACAACGTTTCTTCACTTCGCAGAGGCCCAGGCCGACCTTCGAGTGGGAGCGTTACCAGCAGCGCGATGTGCTGATCATCGATCACCCGCAATGCCAGGCAGTATTCAGCCGTCAGGGCGCGCAGTTATTGCACTTCCAGCCCCAGGGCGAGCGCCCCTGGCTGTGGTGTGCGGCGCAGTGGCCGCAAGTCGGCGCCATCCGCGGCGGCGTGCCGGTGTGCTGGCCCTGGTACGGCCGACACCCCAGTGAAGACATGTGGCCGGCCCATGGCTGGGCGCGCCTGCTTGACTGGAAGCTGATCGACAGCAGTGAAGACGAAGACGGCGTGACCCTCAAGTGGCGCTTGCAGCTGTGCGACTGGCAGGTCGACCTGCTGGCCAAACTGGGCAAGCGCATGGAGCTGCAGCTCAGTACCGAACACCAGGACAGCCAGCCTTGTCAGTTGAGCCATGCTCTGCTGGCCTACTGGCGTATTAGTGACGTTTCCGAGATAGCGCTGTCTGGGCTAGAAAACATTGAGGGTTACGACCGTTTGAACCGTCAGGCCTGCCGGCAGAAGGGCGCCTTGAAGGTCCATGGTGGTTGCCAGCGGGTATTCCCCAATGCGGCGACCCTGCAGTTGCACGACCCGGCCTGGCAGCGCCAGTTGTGCATCGATACCGGTGACAGCGAGGACACCGTGGTCTGGCACCCCGGCAGCCGGCCGTTGATGGGCGTCAGTGGCAGCGAAACCCTGGGCTTCGTCTGTGTCGAGGCGGCCAGCGGCAGCAGTGACAGCCTGAGCCTGGCGCCGGGTGAGCAAGCACACCTGCGGCTGCAGGCGCACTTGCTCAGTTGA
- a CDS encoding ABC transporter ATP-binding protein has product MATLELRNVNKSYGSGMPDTLKNIELSIDSGEFLILVGPSGCGKSTLMNCIAGLEQISGGAILVDDADISGMSPKDRDIAMVFQSYALYPTMNVRDNIAFGLKMRKMPAAAIDEEVARVAKLLQIEHLLARKPGQLSGGQQQRVAMGRALARRPKIYLFDEPLSNLDAKLRVEMRTEIKLMHQRLKTTTVYVTHDQIEAMTLGDKVAVMKDGLIQQFGTPQQIYNDPANLFVASFIGSPPMNFIPLRLQRKDGRLLALLDSGQARCELPLGFNVAGLEEREVILGIRPEQIALAPAQANGLPSIRAEVQITEPTGPDLLVFVTLNQTKVCCRLAPDVPTQVGDTLNLQFDPARVLLFDAATGERLGVAAPAQTSQDNVAQFKGR; this is encoded by the coding sequence ATGGCAACGCTTGAACTGCGCAACGTCAACAAGAGCTACGGCAGCGGCATGCCGGACACCCTGAAGAACATCGAGCTGTCGATCGACTCCGGCGAGTTCCTGATCCTGGTCGGGCCGTCCGGCTGCGGCAAGTCGACCCTGATGAACTGCATCGCCGGCCTTGAACAGATCAGCGGCGGGGCGATCCTGGTGGATGATGCCGACATCAGTGGCATGAGCCCCAAGGACCGCGACATCGCCATGGTGTTTCAGTCTTACGCGCTGTACCCGACCATGAACGTGCGCGACAACATCGCCTTCGGCCTGAAGATGCGCAAGATGCCCGCCGCCGCCATCGATGAAGAAGTGGCGCGGGTGGCCAAGCTGCTGCAGATCGAGCACCTGCTGGCACGCAAGCCCGGGCAACTGTCCGGCGGCCAGCAGCAACGCGTGGCCATGGGCCGGGCGCTGGCGCGGCGGCCGAAGATCTACCTGTTCGACGAGCCGCTGTCCAACCTCGACGCCAAGCTGCGGGTGGAGATGCGCACCGAGATCAAGCTGATGCACCAGCGCCTGAAGACCACCACGGTGTACGTCACCCACGACCAGATCGAGGCCATGACCCTGGGCGACAAGGTGGCGGTGATGAAAGACGGGCTGATCCAGCAGTTCGGCACCCCACAGCAGATCTACAACGACCCGGCCAACCTGTTCGTCGCAAGCTTCATCGGCTCGCCACCGATGAATTTCATTCCCCTGCGCCTGCAGCGCAAGGACGGGCGCCTGCTGGCCCTGCTCGACAGTGGCCAGGCGCGTTGCGAGCTACCCTTGGGGTTCAATGTCGCGGGCCTGGAGGAGCGTGAAGTGATTCTCGGCATTCGTCCCGAACAGATCGCCCTCGCCCCGGCCCAGGCCAACGGCTTGCCGAGCATTCGTGCCGAGGTGCAGATCACCGAGCCCACCGGGCCGGACCTGCTGGTGTTCGTCACGCTCAACCAGACCAAAGTCTGCTGCCGCCTGGCCCCGGATGTGCCAACCCAGGTCGGCGACACCCTCAACCTGCAGTTCGACCCGGCGCGGGTGCTGCTGTTCGATGCCGCCACGGGTGAGCGCCTGGGTGTTGCCGCACCCGCGCAGACAAGTCAGGACAATGTCGCCCAATTCAAGGGCCGCTGA